Genomic DNA from bacterium:
GGCCGTCGACAAGAATGCCGTAACCGTCATTAAATGCTATCCGGTTGGAGATTGCACTATCGATACGGGATCGTTTGCTGATGAATATACCGGAACGTACTCCTGAACCGTTAGGAATGGGTAAGTTGCCGGTAGCGTCCGCGCCGATAATGTTGTCTTCAACGCGTACCAGGGCGCCGTTTTCGAGAAGCAATCCTTCCTGCGTATTTCCGGAAATCAGATTTTTTGATACGGCAATTGCTTTGGATGAATCGATCACTATGCCGATGTTATTACGTAACGCCGTAGTACCGGTTGGATTGGTTCCGATAAAATTTCCTGAAACCATATTCGAATCCGATTGGACTATCCATATTCCATGTACGACCGTGTTACCGGAAATAATATTACGACCGGATGCAAGACCATTTCCGATTTTATTATGTTTGGGCCCTCTTTGCAAAATGATGCCCGGTTGATTGTTGGGGATAGCAGCGGTGCCGTTAGCATCCGTTCCTATATAATTGCCAAGGATAGCGTTATGTGTAACGCTCCTGTTATATAATGAAATGCCATTTACGGCATTACCGGAAATGACGTTTCTTCCTTCCGGTACCGTGTCGCCAATGGTGTTAAAACAGACGCTGTCTATTCCGTTACTTGACAATAAAATGCCATAAAACGAATTGCCAAGCGACGCTAACCCGTCGGCTTTTAAGCCAATATAGTTGCCGGAAATTTTGTTATGCGTTCCGCTTTGAATAACGATCCCATCGTGGTTACCGGATATGACATTTCGGCTTCCCGGAGTGGTTCCTCCAATCAGGCAGAACTTGCTTAACAGCATTCTCACTCCGGAATTTGAGTTACCGAAATTGATGGATCCGGTTATATCCGTGCCGATAAAGTTTCCCTGAACAATAGCCGAATCAGAGGCGTCGAGATAAATACCGCTTGCATTGTTTCCGGCAATAATATTACCTGCGCCTGGTAATCCGATGATGGTATTTTTCCCGCCGGAGTACACACCATGGCCACCAATGTTTGGTACCATAGCCGTTCCGTTCGCATTCAGGCCAATGATATTATTGAGGACGGAAAGGTTAGTACCGCTATTATTAATAGCCGTGCCGCTGTTACCGGAAATGACATTACGCCCTGCCGGTGTTGTCCATCCGATGACGTTATTGTTTGTACCAGCCAGCAACTCGATTCCACCGCCGCCATTAGGCAGGGCTAGTGTTCCGGTTGCATTAAGACCGATATAATTACCAACGATGAGACAACTATCGACATTATTATTTATCACAATGCCTGAAGACAAGTTTCCAGAAATAATATTACGGCCATTGGCGTTGAAAGGGTCTCCGATGACGATATTACCAGCTCCACCGCCGTAGATAAAAATACCCATGCCATTTGCAGTAATTGAATTCGCACTGAGACCATCAAGACTGGTGCCGATGTAGCAGCCGATAATTTTGTCTTTTCTCGATCCTTCGATAAAAACACCAGTGGAGCTGAAACCTCGGATATTCAAGTATGCGAGTACACAATTTGAACCGCGAACCACAATACCCTGTGCCACAGCAAAGTCATTCACGATTGAAACTTCCGGTTTAAGGGCGCCTGAAACTGTGCCTATAATGACTGTTCCGTTGTCTGTCAGTTCAAGCGATGAAAAAAGCGGAAATGTGTCTGAGATAGCAAATATGATCGTGTCTGGTCCGACATTGAGATTACACTGTTTGATCGCCCACCGCAATGTGTTGGGGATATTCTCATCATCCTGCGTATTATCAACGGAAAATGTTCCAGCCCGTAAAGATACGGTTAAGATAATGGTCAAAAGCATTACAAGTTTCTTCATGAAGCACATGCTCCTTTATGGTTAAATCAATAAGTGAATAAACTGGGGAAGGTAGGGAAGAGGGCACAACTACCCATTGTTTTCAAGCACTAAAATAAAAATGCTTCATCATGAAAAAACCACCCGTATTCGTGGTTTTTTGATTTAAAACCTGTCAAAAAGATGTATGGACTACTCGATTGGGTGGGCAAAATAAAAATCCCAAAGCTAATTGCTTTGGGATTTTCTTGTTGATCATGCAAACAGAACCAGGTTTGCATACACATAAGAACTTTCTTCCG
This window encodes:
- a CDS encoding right-handed parallel beta-helix repeat-containing protein, whose amino-acid sequence is MKKLVMLLTIILTVSLRAGTFSVDNTQDDENIPNTLRWAIKQCNLNVGPDTIIFAISDTFPLFSSLELTDNGTVIIGTVSGALKPEVSIVNDFAVAQGIVVRGSNCVLAYLNIRGFSSTGVFIEGSRKDKIIGCYIGTSLDGLSANSITANGMGIFIYGGGAGNIVIGDPFNANGRNIISGNLSSGIVINNNVDSCLIVGNYIGLNATGTLALPNGGGGIELLAGTNNNVIGWTTPAGRNVISGNSGTAINNSGTNLSVLNNIIGLNANGTAMVPNIGGHGVYSGGKNTIIGLPGAGNIIAGNNASGIYLDASDSAIVQGNFIGTDITGSINFGNSNSGVRMLLSKFCLIGGTTPGSRNVISGNHDGIVIQSGTHNKISGNYIGLKADGLASLGNSFYGILLSSNGIDSVCFNTIGDTVPEGRNVISGNAVNGISLYNRSVTHNAILGNYIGTDANGTAAIPNNQPGIILQRGPKHNKIGNGLASGRNIISGNTVVHGIWIVQSDSNMVSGNFIGTNPTGTTALRNNIGIVIDSSKAIAVSKNLISGNTQEGLLLENGALVRVEDNIIGADATGNLPIPNGSGVRSGIFISKRSRIDSAISNRIAFNDGYGILVDGPATDSSIFYQNAIFKNSLGGTVFQNGAQKNIAPPRITNVTVDGTVSGYSAPNAFVQIYADSVPSNQGRFLLGTTVADDAGNWTKQVNFSAGNVLTALQDSAQNTSAFSTPVGFISLTGSLSILPSSTIDFGNVEIGSSTSQTVRLASQSDNIRLNSTASALSDPFQMQPLLILPDTLKLGVDTISLTFDFEPNITGQFKDTLVLLTSSGEFSIILQGQGIEVDHQVPTLSIKLLRSTVAQDYVDIITSSDEDLSELTGRLALDNTIDVIPSHIGTSNQLFSTTYRLAEGILTITMIGKDLAGNSATQTRTYTVSAFSKNYFSMKYSTIELSATHSIPQTGFVMLAAVPANKGLSKTNATSEWTQIGNKFQFFTTADFSEGQFMNLRSYYDQNEVAKLKANYTDFDERKIGLYHYSEENSSWMYLGGEGYQMQVNAKITKVGEIAAFYNPDHVVLPKSLELSQNYPNPFNPTTAIRFGLPEEGRVVLTVYNILGQKIKELVNEARSAGYHQVDWNGKNESGVQVASGVYIYRLETISGVKMKKMLLIK